A region of the bacterium genome:
TTTAGAAGAAAGATAGGACAGAGAGTCAATCTCTGTCTGAAAGTACCTGTGTTACTCGCGCGCGCCGTGTGCCTTCAAGAACTCGACAAACTCCGTGTTCTTCTTCCATTGCGCGACACGCAGCGGCGTCCACTTGTTCTCGTTCACGTCGTTCACGTCCGCCCCTGCGGCAATCAGTGCCGCAGCCGAAGAGAAGTTCCCCTTCAACGCGGACAGATAGAGCGGGGCCATCATGTTGTTATCTTTTGCATAGACGATTGCTCCGCGATCGACCAGCAGTCGCACCGTGACGCTGTCTCCGCCCATCGCCGCGTTATGCAGAGGTGTGAACCCGTCGTCATTCACAGAACTGACGTCGCTCCCCTGATCGAGCAGATACCTTACCACCGCGTTATGCCCGTGCATCGCCGCCAGATGCAGCGGAGTGTAGCCGAAATCCCCGCCGTCGTTGACGTGCGAGCCATTGGCAAGAAACCACTTCACCGCCTCGAGGTCGCCCTCTTCGGCGGCGCGGAAAATGTTCTGATGATGCGGCA
Encoded here:
- a CDS encoding ankyrin repeat domain-containing protein, whose product is MKRLTSLCLVCFALAAFAQMPHHQNIFRAAEEGDLEAVKWFLANGSHVNDGGDFGYTPLHLAAMHGHNAVVRYLLDQGSDVSSVNDDGFTPLHNAAMGGDSVTVRLLVDRGAIVYAKDNNMMAPLYLSALKGNFSSAAALIAAGADVNDVNENKWTPLRVAQWKKNTEFVEFLKAHGARE